The sequence atcaagaaataaaatgtttttaaatttcatACATCAAATTAaggaataataaaatgttttaaaaattattttagatttgaaatagttttgtttttattttaatatttttttttcataattttaatttaacaagtactgttttttaaaagttagttttatatattaaatcaagaaatataatgttttaaaatgaattatatatattaaataaaaaatttttttaaatttattttatataataaattatttgtgtaataaaaatgtttttttaattttttatatattaaatcaAGAAATAATACAATGTTTTAAAGTAGTtgtatatattaaattattttagattttaaatagtttctttaaataattttttcataattttaaaccaagaaataatatttttaaaaagtcaatcttatatattaaattaaaaaataataaaaagtttttatttagattttaaatcaacattttttgtattttaaattaacaaataataaattaattatttttatgtttatatattatatgtgttttttttatattgtaaattttaaataaagaaataataaataagaagatATTTAATGACAGGAGTGAAAGTTTTAGGGGTTCTTATACTTATACCACCAAAATTTTACTTACAAAACTCTACACATGAAATTCTGTTCATGTCACTTAATAACGTGAATAAAGATTTTACACAGTTTAATGTAGTTTGACCTTTGACCtctatagaataaaataattattttatttattttggttctTTGCGGCTCTTTTCAGATCTTTTCTCTAACTGAAGCTTCATTGTGACCTcaggaaataataaataaaaaccttatTTATTAAGCTTTCTAAGCTCTCCAGGACTCCCGGCAGTCCTAAATCTATTAAATATTAGTTTCTTTGGCCCCTCTGTGTTGAGTGTGGCCCCTGTGTGGCCCCTGCTCTGTCATTGTTTTTCTTCTGTTTGTATCTCCACATGTTCTCATGGCTTCTCTGTTCCTGTACTGATGATACTGATGATACCTTCACGTCTCAGCTGGTGTCTCCTCACGTCTGGTAGATCATCATCAGTCTGAGATCTCACTGTGGTCCATGATGAGATCCTgcaggttcctcctctacaacatcaagaagatttgACTGTTCCTCCCTATGGAAGCCTCTCAGGTTCTTGTCCAGTCAGTGGTCATCTCGAAGCTGGACGAGTGGAACTCCCTCCTGACAGGAGCCAATAAAGCTAAACACTTGAGGCAAACCCATGTGAGGAGAACATAACAAACTCCACACTTACCACAGGCAAAGCTCTGTAGCCACTCTGTGGCTGCGGCACAGACCTgcccaaaataataaataaataaataaatgtataaatcaaTCACTGAAGCAgcgttaatataaataattattaattcattcaattattaaataaataagaaaataaacataaatcatTGGACTGTGATTACAGATATTATAGGTGCATTTTAATATCAGAAACATAattccaaaagaagttgggacagaagaaaaaaacattaatgaaAACTTGGGGTGTAACGTCGAGGCCTGTCATTCCCACTTCAACCAGCagagggacacacacacacacacacacacacacacacacacacacacacacacacacacacacacacacacacagagagttaGTAGTTCTGTTGGAGTCCTGGCGAACAATAAACCCAGTTtaaaacctttgggatgaatttaaCTCAGACTGAGAGCCAGAACTTCTTTtctaatttaattatattaaattaagaaataataaaatgttttaaaattaattttatatattaaattaagaaatattaaaatgtttttattttattttatatattaaattaagaaataataaaatgtttttaaaataattttacattttaaatagtttgggttttcttatAATTTTTTCATAATTTGAAATCAAcaaataatattacattttttttatatattaaatcaagaaatactttttaaattaacaaacaaTAAATTGTTTAAAGAAATTTAAAGATTAAGATtttaaatcaacattttttttgtattttaaattaacaaataatagAATACTTACGGCAGTCCTAAACCTATTAAATATTAGTTTCTTTGGCCCCTCTGTGTTGAGTGTGGCCCCTGTTGTGTACTTGGTCCTCTTCTGTTTGTATCTCCACATGTTCTCATGGCTTCTCTGTTCCTGTACTGATGATAGTGATGATAGTGATGAAAGTGATGTTACCTTCACGTGAAACATCCAGGTGCATTTTTATATCAAAAGcacaattccaaaaaagttgggacagaaggaaaaacataaataaaagccTACAATGTAACGTCGAGGCCTGTCATTCCCACTTCAACCAGCAGAGGGAGACACACTCAACTCAacctcaaaagaagctttactggcatgataaataaggacattcgtattaccAAAGCTCAgctacagagaaataataacaataacaataagaacaaatatatacagaacagttacatgtgcaaaaaatataaaatagaataaaattttaataaaaacagtgcaaaataataacaataaaaatgtgacatttacaataatgaggtaagaggtgtgtgtgtgtgtgtgagacatggtcacccactgtccctcacctggtggcaggtgtgtgtgtgtgtgtgtgtgtatttatttattttacccgactgcatccaaggagagcacgtcaccgTACACGCCCTCCTcctctcgcccctgcattctgcacaggcgtctcttccaccaatcagggtccttacacagcgtatgaagacccgcccacccacacatagtgcAGATACGGTGGggattagtatctgctgcaggcactgccaagtaTGCCCGcccagaatctcggcgctggtgtgctagcggaatatctcgctgcgccacctgggttcACTTCGGTTTGAAATAGGGACGGCACAAGGAGCACTATGGGTAGCGctggtgcctcacagcaaggagggtctgggttcgattcccaggtggagcggtcaggATGTGGGCGCTCCGaggtgtttcctcccacaagtccaaagacctgcagtctGGTCAACTGGCGCTACTGGAAATGACCCTGATTTCCAGTACGGGCGGATAAGAAGGGATCGGTGGAGGGAGGGCATGTCAGGAGAACATACCAACATACCATAGTGAAGTGAACTAGAAATAGAAAATTGGCACTGACTGTGGAACTACCTGTTTTAGCATTCCAGTTAATCTTAGATTAATGTAGGCATCTGTTTCTCGTTCCTGTGATTACATAAATAAAGATCTGatcattagattagattagattcaactttattatcattacacaagtacaagtacaaggcaacgaaatgcaataagcagaaagtgcaggatgtacagtatctacgatatacattatttacagtgggtaaaCAGCAGTGATATGAACAAAATCTATAAACTACactataaacaagatatgtagctaaaaacaatatacatattaaggtgcagattaaaatgaaggtgctatgcaggttaaagtgattaaggtgctatggacaCGATCAAGGAATGTATATGTGAAAGCATGGTGAACAGATGTACACagtatacagtgaggaaaatactgtaagtatttgatacactgttGATTTTGCacgttttcccacctacaaagaatggagaggctgtaatttttatcgtagggacacttcaactgtgagagacagaatctaaaaaaaaatccagataatcacatcgtatgatttttaaataattaatttgcattttattgcatgaaataagtatttgatacaatggaaaaacagaacttaatatttggtacagaaacccTTACACAAGGTCAGacgtttcctgtagttcttgaccaagtttgcacacactgcagcagggatgttggcccactcctccatacagatcttctccagatctttcaggtttcggggctgtcgctgggcaacattgagtttcggcttcctccaaagattttctattgggttcaggtctggagactggctaggccactccaggaccttgaaatgcttcttacggagccactccttagttgccctggctgtgtgtttcggGTCATCATCATGCTGGAAGATccagccacgacccatcttcaatgctcttacttagggaggttgttggccaaaatctcacgatacatgaccccatccatcctcccttcaatacggtgcagtcgtcctgtccccttcgcagaaaagcacccccaaagtatgatgtttccacccccatgcttcagaGTTGGGACGGTTGATaccggcgagtggagttgataccaaaaagctctattttggtctcatctgaccacatgaccttctcccatgcctcctctggatcatccagatggtcATTGGTGATCTTcaaacgggcctggacatgtgctggCGTGAGCAGGTGGACCTTGCGTTCCCTGACGGATTTTAATCCATggtggcgtagtgtgttactaaacgtaatctttgagactgtggtcccagctctcgtcaggtcattgaccaggtcctaccgtgtggttctgggctgattcctgaccttcttaggatcatccttaccccacgaggtgattatctggatttttttttagattccgtctctcacagttgaagtgtccctacaataaaaattacaggcctctccattctttgtaggtgggaaaacttgcaaaatcggcagtgtatcaaatacttattttcctcactgtatatggGAATTTATGTACCAATGAAATACTAAGCGGAGAAAGGATAAAAAATTTTTGTAGTGCATTTAGCCAGGAGGAGAGATGTGGGGGGTTAACGGAGGACAGAGTTCAATAtggagacagctctggggaaaaagctgttcctcaatCTAGTGGTCTTAGTCCGGAGGCTCCTgaagcgcctgccagagggcagaagggcaaatagtctgtgtgcagggtgggaggagtcCTTAAGAATGCTGCGAGCTCGACGCAGACAACGTTTCCTCTGGACGTCCTCAGTGGGTGGAAGTGGAGTCCCTGTGATGCGCTGGGCCATTTTCACCACTCGCTGCAGTGCCTTGTGGTTCGCAACAGTGCAGTTCCCATACCAGACTGTGATACTGCTGGTCAGGATACTTTCTATTGCAGAGTGGTAAAAGTTCACCAGGATGGCCAGAGACAGGTGGTGTTTCCTGAGTGTCCTCAGGAAGACGAGGCGCTGGTGAGCCTTCTTGGCCAAGCTGGAGGTGTTGGTGGTCCAGGACAGGTCCTTCGAAATGTGGGTCCCCAAAAACAACAGCCTTGATGTGGATGGGGTCATGCATGCCTCCTCCttccctcctgaagtccacgattATCTTTTTAGTTTTGTTAGTATTAAGGAGCAAAGCCCGGACAGATATAAGTGTCCTCGAGGAGGCTGGATCCACCAGCATCGAAGCGATCGTCAACAGAAATCGCCTCAGATGGACAGGACACGTCTTCCGACCGGATGACGGCAGGTACTCCTCAGGCAGCTAAAGGACGGGAACGGATGACAAGCGTCTCCTCAAGTCGACTCTCGAGGGTTACAGCCTCGAGGTCGGCTGGTGGCTAGCACCCACAGGAAGCAAGCCACCGTGTCTCGACCCGCTCTCCCGGTTGTTGTCCTCACACCATGTGGCCAGGTGCTGTACCTCCTCCCTGTAGGCTGTCTCATCGTTGTTACTGATGAGTCCAATCACCgtggtgtcgtcagcaaacttaatGATGGAATTGGATCCATGCACAGGCCTGCAGTCGTGGGTGAAAAGGGAGTAGAGAAAtgggctcagcacacagccctgtggtacGCCTGTATTGAGTGAGATGGTGATGGAGTAGGTGTGGCCCGACCTAACACGCTGAGGTCTGTTGGTCAGAAAGTCCTTGATCCAGTGACAGAGGGAGGTGTAATACCCAGATCTCCAAGTTTAGTGACTAACTTAGAAGGGATTACGGTATTAAATGCTGAGCTGAACagctgtgtgtacatgtgttctCCCTCATCATGCAGCCCAGCTGTACACACAGCCGGGTTTCATCATCATTCCTTAGAACAGCGTTTTCTAATAGTTCACTAACTGAGGAGGTGAAAGTGCTTTTCTCACTCTCATTTTctttctatatacagtatacatttataaatatttatactcacacacacatacgtatatactgtatataaacagtgaagcgacagtgctacccaccaagccaccatatGTATTACAaggattattaataataatagtagtaataataataataataatagtaataataataatataataataataaaaataatataatgaataataataataataataatggtaatataataataataataataataatgttaatataataataataatactaataatcttaataataattacaaaaataataatattaataatgatgataacaataataataataataatgttaatataataataataataaaaaatattaataatgataataataataataataataataaatgttaacataataataataaataataacaacaataaaaatacataataatgataataataaataaataaataatcataataatgttaataatataataataataatataataataataataatataataataatagtaataataataattaataacaacaataaaaataaataataataattaataacaacaataaaaataaataaataataataataatgttaataatataataataataatataataataatagtaataataataattaataacaacaataaaaataaataaagaataataataatgttaataatataataataatataaaaatataataataataatattaataataaactagGAGTTTAGAAGTTAAAGTGAACTAGTGATCAGGTAGACCCTTGATGTCCTTGGTATTTGTAGGTGTGTCGTGGTTCTTTCTAGAAAAGAGAAAGATCAAGGCTGCTGTTATCTGACAGATAAGAGAATTTATTACAGCTCCGGGGTCACAGGTTCAAATATTCCTCTCTGAAACACGGAGCCATCATACACTAcaggggcaaaagtattgggacgcccccttctaatgactgaattcacgtgttttagccacaacagtcactaacagctgtaataaatcactcATATAAaggattattaattattaatattaatgaattattaattattattactgtgcttctgactttggatcaacagtttaggaaaggacctttcctgatccagcatgagtgagctctataaagacgtgaagaaaagctccagtgtcctgcacagagatgaaccggaacaccaactgatcaaTTAGCAAGCAGTCATACTgaccaaacaaacacaaattcccacacacagacacactcaacgGCActaaagcggttttgtcacgttcgcatgtgaatgcgccggtgctgaagggaatatggtattccaacattgagcatctccagcattaagaagcgccaggaaacaataaagacgtaaaactaaagtgcagcttttattgtatttttattgatgtttaactgttagtaattgtatttcagtgtgtttatattatatctgtgttattttcagtgtttaagtgtgaaAAGCAACATCATACAAGCAAGATGCCACCGTGGCAGACGTCTTTGTACCGTTCTCCTTACTCAAAGGAGTAGGTATAGCAGAGAAGCACTCCTGGACATCGGTAAAGTTCATCATGAACTTACATTAAGCATTTCGGACTTCGACTCTCTTTTACGCTCACACTGTTCAGCTGATTTAGAACTTTAGAAATGCTGAAGTGTAGACCCTTTTATCTGCCGAGGGAGTTTAACGCAGTGTATATACTCGCTGTTTACATTCCACCGCGAGCTAACGCCGCTACAGCACTGGGACTACTGCACGATACAATCAGTAAACAAGAGACTGCACACCCGGACGCCGTATTCATCGCAGCCGGCGATTTTAACCATTGCAACCTCAAAAGTGTTCTGCCCAAATATCACCAACATGTAAGCTTTCCGACGAGGGAGAGGAACGTGCTTGACCAAGTCTACAGCAACGTAAAGGGAGCTTACAGGGCAGTACCACGACCACGCTTCGGACAGTCCGACCACATTTCCGTGTTCCTCTACCCTGCATACAGACAACTCCTCAAGCGAGCACCACCAGTGAGTAAAACTGTTAAAGCGTGGAATGAAGGAACTGATCTGGaacttcaggactgttttaacAGCACAGACTGGGACGTGATTAGAACTGCTGCTCTGAGAGAGGACTGTACTGTTGATTTAGAGGAGTATGCTTCTGGAGTAACTGGTTACATCAGCTACTGCACTGAGGCTATTGTTCCCACTAAACACTGCAGGAACTACCCCAACCAAAAACCCTGGATAAACTGTGAAGTTCGTTCCATGCTACGTGTCTCAGGCAACACAGAGGACTACAAAAGGGCCAGATATGACCTGCGTAGAGCCATCAAAGGGGCCAAGAGACAGTACACACTGAAGCTGGAGGGATATTACATCAATACGGACTCTCGGCGCATGTGGCAAGGTTTGCAACACATCACAGATTACCAGCAGAGGAACATAGATATCACAACCAGCAATCCATCACTAACAGAAAAGCTGAATGAGTTCTACGGGCGCTTTGAGGCCATCACCATCGAACCACTGCAAGAGGTTCCAGCCGCAGAGAGCACACAGGACGCTTCactcattgtgtctgtgatgGAGGTGCGCAGGACCCTTCTGAGAATAAACCCAAGGAAGGCAACTGGTCCAGACAGCATTCCCGGCTGTGCGCTACAGGTTTGTTCATCAGAGTTGGCGGATGTGTTTGCAGACATATTCAACCTGTCTCTTATGCAAGCCTCTGTTCCTTCCTGCTTTAAGACCACCACCATTGTTCCACTCCAAAAGACAAACACAATAACCTGCTTGAATGACTATCGTCCCATTGCGCTCACACCTATCGtaatgaagtgctttgaaaggATAGTCATGACTCGTATCCAAACAGCTATTCCGGACACACTGGACCCCCTACAGTTTGCTTATCATCAAAACAGATCCACTGATGATGCAATCTGCACAGCCATGCACACAACCCTTTCACACCTGGAAGGCAAGGACACGTATGTAAGAATGCTGTTCATCGACTACAGCTCGGCGTTCAACACAGTCATCCCACACAGGCTCACCGAGAAGCTCCACACCCTTGGACTGACACCGACCCTCTGTAACTGGATACTAGATTTTCTATCTGACCGATCTCAGTCAGTCAGGATTGGCACTCGAACATCCAGCACAAAGACCATAAACATTGGGACACCTCAAGGCTgcgtgctgagccctcttctgtactcactCTTCACACATGACTGTGTGGCCTCTTATAACACCACCAGTATTATTAAGTTTGCTAATGACACCACCGTCATTGGTCTCATTACTGGGGAGGATGAGACGGCGTACAGTAGCAGATCTTGTGGACTGGTGTCAGAACAACAATCTTTTATTAAATATCAACAAGACAAAGGAACTGATTGTGGACCCCAGGAAAAGAGgagaacagcatacactactgtatataggtggaacagtggtggagaaggtgaaaacctTCAAATTCCTGGGTGTGCACATCAGTGAGGATCTCACCTGGTCCTGCAACACACGCCATATTATCAAAAAGTCCCAACAGAGACTGTACTTCCTAAGAAAACTAAGACAATTTGGCATGTCAACCAAAATTCTCAGCAACTTCTACAGATGTACGGTGGAAAGTGTCCTCACAAGCTCCATCACAGTTGGCTTGTGATGTGCCGTCCTTCCCTGCACTACAGAACATTTATCAGACCACCACAACATAATTAAGGACAGCACACACCCCCAGAACTACCTTCTCACTCTTCTGCCATCAGGCAAACGTCTCAGAAGCCTAAAGGccagaacaacaagactgaccAACAGCTTTTACCCACAAGCAGTCAGGCTTGTGAACAAACATGGACTGTCACATACACAACCTACCTCATGAACATTGTACATCCTCTACAATGCACTACTGCACATTTAAATGACTGCTGCTACTGCACATTACACtgcaataatttctgcaccttaaaataactgctgctgtattgtctgtatttatgctgtataacaCTGCAATCATTTCTGTACCTTATGTGACTGCTGCTATGTGCCTTTTTTTACTGCcttagtttatttctatttttatagaAATaagttttttattctgtttaatttagtttttttgaataatacttattgatgtttggaggacgaacaaagtaagaatttcattgtacagtgtagactaaaatatctgcagctcaactcttgaatcttgaattattttacatgagactaaaatatatgcagctccacgagaccatggatgcattaacaggttctccaaacatccttatgggaaagaatacctcgaaactcaacgtctttaaaactcgatgcctgtcgctcaggtggcgcagcggtaaaaaacacgcgctgcaaccagagctggatttcgaaagtgcgtcgtttcgaatccagctctgccttcagccGGTcgaaggctgggcggctatatgaacaacgattggcctgttgttcaggtgggggggcGGGACTGGggaccggatgtgggtctctctctgtcagaatgcgattacgatctctgccggctgattaagaggcgcctacacaggaGATggggaagagtgcccttagggtgtgtctctccgcatgcagcgCTAGGtggcaccaaactcatcaatgtgtgggtgacaaagatgcatccggctgcagtcagtgtttcggaggggatgttggttagcttcgatctcctctgtcagggcggggttcggcatagacataGAGGaggcacgatgcaaattggacaattggatgcgctaaagggggaggaaaaggggaaaaatatatatatatataaaaaaaacaaaaaaaaaaactaaaaaaaaaactcgacGCCATGCCCAGAACCAGTTTCAGGGAACCCATCTCGGTCTTGTGGTTGGTTTCCTGTtaagcaaaagtatgtggacatttcaGTCGAGCTGATGTGGAGATACGGCGACGTTACAAAACGCTCACGTTGCATCAGGTTTCATCACTGATTGTTTAACCTCACAGATTAGCTGAAAACAAAGTCCACGTTCAGAGCTGAGCTCAGGTTCTCCTCAGGAGTATAAGGTTTAGATTTACACCTCAGACGctgtgccaaaagtattcggacgtcAGGATGAGAGCTCGTCAGACGTCccctttcaaaaacaaacaggatTAAAACCAGTAAAACAAACAGGATTAAAGGATTAACAGGGCAACCACTGTGTGATCTCCtcagagaagcttctcacaagatttgtgtgtctgcgtgtgggaatttgtgcctgttcagtcttagttgatgttccagttcatcccagagctgttgagtggggctgaggtcagggctctgtgcagtagtcatgctggaacagaaaaggaccttcccttaactgttgctgcaaagctgaaggcatcataataataattttcttcatatgatttatttcacctgttagcgactgtcgtggctgaaacacatggattcagtaattagaaggggcgtcctaaTACTGTTGTCCGTGTTTGTGCACCTTGCCGATGCTATTTGGACAAAAgcgtattatttaggtggatcgGTGGACAGGACGCCAAGCTCCCTAATGGAATGGGTTACCATGCTAGGGCAGAAGTACAATAATCAAATCAGCTTCGACCATGGAAGCCCTGGAGATCTGCATTCGCTTACTGTATCTCTGTCATGATCCAGATCTATGAGTTTGGGGTTGGTACCTCTCAAGGGGTTGCCCAAGATCCAGATGTGGTcacttggggggggggggggggggggaattatGACCCAAAAATATGAACCTATGGAACATCTACCACTGCATTGGTCCAAGGGGGTTGTGTCCGCCAACTTCAGCTGGTAAAATCAACTCAGTGGTTGATAATCATCCCTGCACTGGGTCGTACCTTCAGATTAGGTTTAGGGATTATGTGTGAGGAACTGCAGAACCTCGGGTGGAATTTAATGAGACTCTGTTCCCACACGAAGACTCCCTCGATGCCTTTGAAGAAGAACTGACATCTGCTTTGAGAAATTTGTGTCTTCTGCAGCTTTCCCAATGACTTACCGACATGAAGGAAgggcgtttgtttgtttaaaaaccccCAAACATCTACAGCCCTGCAGTGGAGGAACTGACATTGCTGAAGATCCTGATACAGATCTGGAGGGAGGAGCTTGAGGGTGCAGACTTTAAACCCAGCCGACCGGGTGCGAGCACTCAGAGTGCACGTTCCTGAGAGAGGAACAGGAACCTACCATGGAGCTTTGGCTGCAGATCCTTCTGGCTTTGTTTATCTCTGTACTCGGGGGCCTCTATCTCCTCGGGGCTTTCCGCCGCAGGAGGCCCGGGGAACCTCCACTGGATAAAGGGCCGCTCCCGTGGCTGGGGCACGTCCTGGAGTTCAGGAGAGACACAGCTAAGTTTCTGCAGAGAATGAAGCAAAAGCATGGAGATATCTTCACCGTGCAGCTGGGCGGGTTCTACTTCACCTTCCTGACCGACCCGCTGTCCTTCGGATCCGTGGTCAAGGAGGAGCGCGGCAAGCTGGACTTCAACGAGTTCGCGCGGCATCTGGTGAAGCGCGTTTTCAGCTACCATCCGCTGTCTGTCGACCACAAGCTGATCCTGGCCTCCAGCAACAAGCACCTGATGGGCGACGGGCTGGTGCTGATGACTCAGGCCATGATGACCAACCTGCAGAACCTGATGCTGCACAGCATTGAGTCAAGCAAGGAAGACGCCGCCGCAGAGAGACCGTGGCAGGAAGACGATCTGTTCCAGTACTGCTACAACATCGTGTTCCGCGGCGGGTATCTGGCGCTTTTCGGGAACGAGACTCCCGAGACGTCGGGGAGTCTGGACAAGGCCAAAGAGTTCGATCGCAATCATTCAGATGAGCTGTTCTACGAGTTCCGGAAGTACGATCAGCTCTTTCCTAAACTGGCGTACGGCATCCTGGGTCCTTCTGAAAAAATGGAGATCGAGAGACTCAAGAGGCACTTCTGGAACCGGCTCTCGGTGCAGAACATGAACACCAAGGAGAACATCAGCGGATGGGTGTCGGATTCTCAGCAAACGA is a genomic window of Trichomycterus rosablanca isolate fTriRos1 chromosome 4, fTriRos1.hap1, whole genome shotgun sequence containing:
- the LOC134311801 gene encoding 5-beta-cholestane-3-alpha,7-alpha-diol 12-alpha-hydroxylase-like, with the protein product MELWLQILLALFISVLGGLYLLGAFRRRRPGEPPLDKGPLPWLGHVLEFRRDTAKFLQRMKQKHGDIFTVQLGGFYFTFLTDPLSFGSVVKEERGKLDFNEFARHLVKRVFSYHPLSVDHKLILASSNKHLMGDGLVLMTQAMMTNLQNLMLHSIESSKEDAAAERPWQEDDLFQYCYNIVFRGGYLALFGNETPETSGSLDKAKEFDRNHSDELFYEFRKYDQLFPKLAYGILGPSEKMEIERLKRHFWNRLSVQNMNTKENISGWVSDSQQTRAELGMKESMLDRYMFLLLWASQGNTGPASFWLLLFLMKHPDAMKAVKDEVDSVLRQTGQEVKRDGELINLTRDMLLKTPVLDSAVDESLRLTAAPVLTRGVLEDMSLKMADGSEYRIRKGDRVAMFPYTAVQMDPEVHPDPHTFKYDRFLTPEGGRKTDFYKGGKKLKYYNMPWGTGISMCPGRFFAVNELKQFVFLMLSYFDFELKNPDEEIPDIDTQRWGFGTMHPTRKLRFRYRLRV